One part of the Desulfonema ishimotonii genome encodes these proteins:
- a CDS encoding IS630 family transposase encodes MRKKRSLNIRTHIFMPEETETLKRYRDGQKDYRLKLRFIALLLIAGNTGTEIVAAAVGKDIRTVETWYGKYLTHGPDALNSFQYQPKRCFLSDDQLADMIAWVKKELPSDTKVICHYIREQTGIAYCQSAVAKLLKKNGLRRLRPKLIPGKPPSEKEQTDFIEKYEKLRKSAADPESGRVVIFCDAMHFVHQTVPATCWGDPSERPVLKANSGRQRLNIMGGYDPVTCKLIHETDEKNCDSEKAIIFFKKLLRTYPKASMIKVFADNATYFHARNTQEWLEKNPRISLYFLPAYAPNLNLIERLWRFAKGKLIRNTYYEKYKTFRCHVFRLLNNIHNYESELSSLMVEKFQIIRQ; translated from the coding sequence ATGAGGAAAAAACGCTCTCTGAATATCAGAACCCATATTTTCATGCCGGAAGAAACCGAAACCCTGAAAAGGTACCGTGACGGCCAGAAGGATTACCGCCTGAAACTCCGCTTCATAGCGCTTCTGCTGATCGCCGGCAATACCGGAACCGAAATTGTGGCCGCGGCAGTCGGAAAAGATATCAGAACCGTGGAAACATGGTACGGAAAATATCTTACGCATGGTCCCGATGCCCTGAATTCCTTTCAGTACCAACCGAAACGGTGCTTTCTGTCAGATGATCAGCTCGCAGACATGATCGCATGGGTGAAAAAAGAACTCCCTTCCGATACGAAAGTCATCTGTCATTATATAAGGGAACAGACCGGGATTGCCTACTGCCAAAGCGCGGTTGCGAAGCTCCTTAAAAAAAACGGACTGAGACGACTCCGTCCGAAGCTGATTCCGGGAAAACCTCCGTCCGAAAAAGAACAAACCGATTTTATTGAAAAATATGAGAAACTCCGCAAATCCGCCGCCGATCCGGAGTCCGGCAGAGTCGTCATTTTCTGCGATGCCATGCACTTCGTTCATCAGACCGTGCCCGCGACATGTTGGGGAGATCCGTCCGAACGACCTGTTTTAAAAGCAAATTCCGGGCGTCAGCGCCTGAATATCATGGGCGGATATGATCCCGTGACCTGTAAGCTGATACATGAGACCGACGAAAAAAACTGTGACTCCGAAAAAGCGATCATTTTTTTCAAAAAACTGCTCAGAACCTATCCGAAAGCCAGTATGATAAAGGTTTTTGCTGATAATGCCACTTATTTTCATGCCCGGAACACACAGGAATGGCTTGAAAAAAATCCCCGGATCAGTTTGTATTTTCTCCCGGCCTATGCTCCGAACCTGAATCTGATCGAACGCCTTTGGCGTTTTGCAAAAGGGAAACTGATCAGAAACACATATTATGAGAAATACAAGACGTTCCGGTGTCATGTTTTTCGTCTTCTGAATAATATACATAATTATGAAAGTGAGTTATCATCTCTTATGGTAGAAAAATTTCAGATAATTCGCCAATAA
- a CDS encoding endonuclease/exonuclease/phosphatase family protein: MKSVNFKKICLYTLYTVLTGIGIIAVTGGLFVLNGLLLAEGEKPISGTTSYPPESENRNPGEITIMSYNIAKGFIHKGGVKFRDKEVIEKRMKQIAELIVSEKADIVFLSEAVFECTPCPINQITFLAEASGMHSWAFGENYNFGLPFYRIVGGNAILSRFPIETVANPSLAGRKPFYVTTNNRRVLWCTLHIGGESILAASVHNDSYSLENNLIHARQLLDYKGDRPVLMAGDFNTNPGEPPIELIRNTGQFTASFEGPPTFPSGRANQKIDFVFAPHKWKLLKHRVIQTNLSDHYPVVSVFSR; this comes from the coding sequence ATGAAGTCAGTTAATTTTAAGAAAATATGCTTATATACTCTTTACACCGTCCTGACGGGAATCGGAATTATTGCAGTCACAGGCGGCCTTTTCGTCCTGAACGGTCTCCTGCTGGCCGAAGGGGAAAAGCCGATTTCGGGAACAACCTCTTATCCCCCGGAATCGGAGAACAGGAATCCGGGTGAGATCACAATCATGTCATATAATATTGCAAAAGGCTTTATCCATAAAGGCGGAGTGAAATTCCGCGATAAAGAAGTCATTGAAAAGAGAATGAAACAGATCGCAGAACTAATTGTAAGTGAGAAAGCTGATATCGTGTTCCTTTCCGAAGCGGTTTTCGAATGCACTCCGTGTCCGATCAACCAGATCACATTTCTGGCCGAAGCCTCCGGTATGCATTCGTGGGCATTCGGGGAAAATTACAATTTCGGTCTGCCTTTTTACCGGATAGTCGGCGGCAATGCGATCTTATCCCGTTTCCCAATTGAAACCGTTGCAAATCCGTCATTGGCTGGTCGCAAACCCTTTTATGTGACAACGAATAACCGCCGTGTTTTGTGGTGTACTCTGCATATCGGAGGGGAAAGCATATTGGCAGCATCAGTTCATAACGATTCATACAGTCTTGAAAACAATCTCATCCATGCCCGGCAGCTGCTTGATTACAAAGGTGACAGGCCGGTGCTCATGGCAGGGGATTTCAATACGAATCCGGGTGAACCGCCTATCGAACTTATCCGAAATACGGGACAGTTCACAGCTTCATTTGAAGGTCCGCCGACATTTCCGTCAGGCAGGGCGAATCAGAAAATTGACTTTGTTTTTGCACCTCACAAATGGAAATTGCTGAAGCATCGGGTAATACAGACGAATCTTTCTGACCATTACCCTGTTGTCTCTGTATTCAGCAGGTAG
- a CDS encoding lamin tail domain-containing protein: MTGLQPVYAGVIISEIMYNPVDGADGTDGDEFEFIELYNTGSSAISLANAYFSKGIDYTFTSAASISPGAYLVIVKDRTNFESRYPGVTIAAGTYTGSLDNDGEKVTLKDSAGETIISADYNDGDEWPEHADGDGASLTIKDTSGDPDAPETWCASARLHGTPGTSGSCAVENIVINEVLPHTDLPDKDTIELYNLTGSSVSITGWYLSDDITDPTKFQIPSQTVSAHGYATFDEDDFTSFALSELGDSVFLTAPDGANLKLVDAVKFKASENGVSFGRYPNGTGALVTLASLTLGSENSGPNVGPVIISEVMYNPSSDGDPLTDDDLLKEYIELHNVSGSTVNLEDWKLDNAVEFTFPANTTIPANGYIIFTGAPNIANFQAAYGLGSSVTVYNSWDGKLANSGESVRLYKPGDPESDGTVPYILVDRVDYKDESPWPVGSDGAGHSIERKASPGLGTDPANWQGSPIGGTPGAVNSASVDTPAVIISEVMSATSERLLRWENGVPKLGFGPSWYESGYDDSQWQAGTAPFGFGTDMGTNLESDMRYKTPSVYLRCTFSASAVTNASLQLDVNYDDGFIAYLNGKEIARKNMGPTNGFAYHDQPAFNSGYDVTGVAKTDSISFNQSLISGTNVLSIQVHNQEVENEKLRFSAVLKKNTTTLVSNTGWKYFVGVAEPSGGITDFSLVSDLDGDFCDWIELYNADSQTASLEGWTLTDDSGDSAKWIFPAGTTLGAGEYLLVMATGLDTTGEYVHTNFGLDSGGEYLGLYNSAGELVSEIPEIGKQRYFQSYGWDGQAYKYSETPTPGTQNTGTTLTCLVDKPDFDHDAGFYDAVSLTITTETAGAQIYYTTDGTEPTEASTLYTGPVSVSASQSIRARAFKAGCVASSVRTATFLIGEPTALKSLPAACLVGDSERSLFKPHGVTAIQGGDWVAQEYDWDKPWFPDTPDDYNMLINRGQPYERPASVEVFYSDKEDRIQNNCGIRFAASDYSRVRSTLKEIGEPGVWGKWNSREKPSFNLNFRNIYGDDRLKSPLMQESEVKSFASLRLRAGNNDHRNPFIIDELTRRLFLDMGHIDSRGILVNLFVNGEFRGFYNLTERMKEEFFQDWYDSEEEWDIRKVWRMDEGDNIAWDSMVNDSKAKDLGSLTNYKNFANKHMDVENFADYMLINIYGATWDWPGNNWVASRERSSQGKFRFHVWDAEGAFGLNGKRDSDYNIIDKYLANEKYYGYGWELCILYTQLVKSPEFRLLFADRVQKHFFNNGALTKQNITAQFEKLRDKINPIMNHVYSQDVNDSIPNWIETRQDNMLTQLQDAGLWPDVSVPTFTQSGSAFTLTQTGSGTIYYTTDGTDPRVEGGAVNSSASVYSNSVSPDQSTLIKARVKNGTEWGPLLEASYVNNDLMALKITEIMYNPAEGDSLEFVEIQNTGTKTLNLSGVTFSEGIDFTFSDGSSVGPGGFKVIVHNASEFESKYPDVTVAGEYADSKLNDGGELLTLSDGVGTALFSVEYDNSTPWPETPDGNGGSLVLIAPDSDPDDSANWKTSLLRDGSPGSDEREPDLSDAIAALQAATGITPDQSLLSDISGDDRTGIEEAIFILQIVAGTR, encoded by the coding sequence ATGACCGGATTACAGCCGGTTTATGCCGGAGTGATCATCAGTGAGATTATGTATAATCCGGTGGATGGCGCTGATGGCACCGATGGTGACGAATTTGAATTTATCGAATTATACAATACCGGCTCGTCTGCCATATCCCTGGCAAACGCCTATTTTTCCAAAGGAATTGACTACACGTTTACAAGCGCTGCCAGTATTTCCCCCGGCGCTTATCTGGTCATTGTGAAAGACCGGACAAATTTTGAAAGCCGCTATCCGGGCGTCACCATTGCGGCGGGGACGTATACCGGCAGCCTGGATAATGACGGAGAGAAGGTTACGCTCAAGGATTCTGCCGGGGAGACGATTATTTCCGCAGATTATAATGACGGTGACGAGTGGCCTGAACATGCGGACGGTGACGGCGCGTCTCTGACGATAAAAGACACATCCGGTGATCCTGATGCGCCCGAAACCTGGTGCGCCAGCGCCCGCCTTCACGGAACTCCCGGAACAAGCGGGTCGTGTGCCGTGGAAAATATTGTGATCAATGAGGTGCTGCCCCATACGGATTTACCCGATAAGGACACAATCGAACTGTATAACCTGACAGGCAGTTCGGTGAGTATCACCGGGTGGTATCTGAGCGATGATATAACTGATCCCACAAAATTCCAAATCCCGTCGCAGACTGTATCCGCTCATGGCTATGCCACATTTGACGAAGATGATTTCACAAGTTTTGCCCTGAGCGAGCTTGGCGACAGCGTATTCCTGACAGCGCCGGACGGTGCCAATTTGAAACTTGTAGATGCGGTTAAATTCAAGGCATCTGAAAACGGCGTTTCCTTTGGGCGGTATCCCAATGGCACAGGGGCGCTGGTCACACTTGCCAGCCTTACGCTGGGATCCGAAAATTCGGGGCCGAACGTCGGGCCGGTGATCATCAGTGAGGTGATGTATAATCCTTCAAGCGACGGAGACCCGCTGACAGATGATGATTTGCTGAAAGAATATATCGAACTTCACAATGTCTCCGGTTCAACAGTGAACCTGGAAGATTGGAAGCTGGACAATGCTGTCGAATTCACCTTCCCGGCCAACACGACGATTCCTGCCAATGGTTATATCATCTTCACGGGTGCGCCGAACATAGCCAATTTTCAGGCGGCTTATGGCTTGGGCAGCAGTGTGACGGTTTACAACTCATGGGATGGCAAGCTGGCCAATTCGGGAGAAAGTGTCCGGCTGTACAAACCGGGTGATCCTGAAAGTGACGGCACTGTCCCCTATATCCTGGTGGACCGGGTTGACTATAAGGACGAAAGCCCCTGGCCTGTGGGCTCCGATGGCGCGGGCCACTCCATCGAACGCAAAGCTTCGCCGGGCCTCGGCACTGATCCGGCCAACTGGCAGGGCAGTCCCATTGGCGGGACGCCCGGAGCTGTCAACTCCGCATCTGTTGATACGCCTGCGGTGATTATCAGCGAAGTGATGTCCGCCACGTCGGAGCGCCTGCTCCGCTGGGAAAACGGTGTGCCCAAACTCGGTTTCGGGCCGTCCTGGTATGAGTCGGGATATGATGATTCCCAGTGGCAGGCGGGAACCGCTCCTTTCGGGTTTGGCACCGATATGGGAACAAATCTTGAGAGTGATATGAGGTATAAAACGCCGTCAGTTTATCTCCGATGTACATTTTCCGCAAGTGCTGTTACGAATGCCTCTTTGCAACTGGATGTTAATTATGACGACGGATTTATTGCATATCTGAACGGCAAAGAGATTGCCCGGAAAAATATGGGGCCAACCAATGGTTTTGCCTATCATGATCAGCCTGCGTTTAATTCCGGTTATGATGTCACCGGAGTGGCTAAGACAGACAGTATTTCCTTCAATCAATCCCTGATTTCCGGCACAAATGTTCTTTCTATTCAGGTACATAACCAGGAGGTTGAAAATGAAAAGCTCAGATTCAGTGCTGTTTTGAAAAAGAACACCACTACCCTGGTCAGCAATACAGGCTGGAAATATTTCGTCGGCGTTGCAGAACCCTCCGGCGGGATTACGGACTTTTCTCTGGTTAGCGATCTGGACGGAGATTTCTGCGACTGGATCGAGCTTTACAATGCGGATTCCCAGACTGCCTCGCTTGAAGGATGGACGTTGACCGATGATTCCGGTGATTCGGCCAAATGGATTTTTCCCGCCGGAACCACGCTGGGGGCAGGAGAATATCTTTTGGTAATGGCGACCGGGCTTGATACGACAGGTGAATATGTTCATACAAATTTCGGGCTTGATTCCGGCGGAGAATATCTGGGACTTTACAACTCAGCAGGAGAGCTTGTCAGCGAGATACCGGAAATCGGAAAACAGCGGTATTTCCAGTCTTACGGATGGGATGGTCAGGCCTACAAGTATTCTGAAACGCCGACCCCCGGTACTCAGAATACCGGGACAACCCTTACCTGTCTGGTGGATAAACCGGACTTCGACCATGATGCCGGTTTTTATGATGCGGTCAGTCTGACGATAACTACGGAGACGGCAGGCGCTCAGATTTATTATACTACCGATGGTACGGAGCCGACTGAGGCCAGCACCCTTTACACAGGTCCCGTATCTGTCAGCGCCAGTCAATCTATACGGGCAAGGGCATTTAAGGCCGGATGCGTGGCCTCATCCGTGAGAACCGCTACCTTTCTGATAGGTGAACCGACAGCTTTGAAATCTCTGCCTGCCGCCTGTCTGGTGGGCGATTCGGAACGGTCTCTTTTCAAACCTCACGGGGTTACGGCCATTCAGGGCGGCGACTGGGTAGCACAAGAGTACGATTGGGACAAGCCCTGGTTTCCTGATACACCTGATGACTACAATATGCTCATAAACAGAGGGCAGCCTTATGAGCGTCCCGCTTCCGTAGAGGTTTTTTATTCAGATAAAGAGGACCGGATTCAGAACAATTGCGGAATACGTTTTGCGGCCAGCGACTATTCACGGGTGCGCTCTACCTTGAAAGAGATAGGGGAACCCGGCGTGTGGGGGAAGTGGAATTCGAGAGAAAAGCCTTCATTTAATCTGAATTTCCGCAATATTTATGGGGATGACCGCTTGAAATCCCCCTTAATGCAGGAATCTGAGGTTAAGAGCTTTGCCAGTCTTCGCCTGCGCGCAGGCAATAATGATCATAGAAATCCTTTTATTATCGACGAACTGACCCGTCGGCTTTTTCTTGATATGGGGCATATTGACAGCCGGGGAATTCTTGTCAACCTGTTTGTCAACGGTGAGTTCAGAGGATTTTATAATCTAACAGAGCGCATGAAAGAAGAGTTTTTTCAGGATTGGTATGATAGTGAGGAAGAGTGGGATATTCGCAAAGTCTGGCGCATGGACGAAGGCGATAATATCGCGTGGGACAGTATGGTAAACGATTCAAAGGCAAAAGATCTTGGGAGCCTGACCAACTATAAGAACTTTGCCAATAAACACATGGATGTCGAGAATTTTGCTGATTATATGTTGATCAATATTTACGGGGCAACCTGGGATTGGCCCGGAAACAACTGGGTTGCTTCCAGAGAACGTTCTTCTCAGGGAAAATTCCGGTTTCATGTCTGGGATGCCGAAGGGGCTTTTGGTTTAAATGGTAAACGCGATTCAGATTATAATATTATTGATAAATATCTTGCTAATGAAAAATATTATGGTTACGGATGGGAACTCTGTATCTTATACACTCAGCTTGTGAAAAGCCCTGAATTTCGTCTGCTGTTTGCAGACCGCGTTCAGAAGCACTTTTTCAACAACGGTGCCTTAACCAAACAAAATATTACGGCACAGTTTGAAAAATTGAGGGATAAAATCAATCCTATAATGAACCACGTTTATAGCCAGGATGTAAATGATTCAATTCCGAACTGGATTGAAACCCGTCAGGATAATATGCTAACCCAGCTTCAGGATGCCGGTCTCTGGCCGGATGTGAGTGTGCCGACCTTCACCCAGAGCGGTTCTGCATTTACTTTGACCCAGACAGGCAGCGGTACGATCTACTACACCACAGACGGAACCGACCCGCGTGTGGAGGGCGGTGCCGTAAACAGCAGCGCATCTGTTTACAGCAATTCTGTTTCACCTGATCAGTCCACGCTGATCAAAGCACGGGTGAAAAACGGTACTGAATGGGGGCCCTTGCTGGAGGCCAGTTACGTCAATAACGATCTGATGGCACTTAAGATAACCGAGATCATGTATAATCCTGCCGAAGGCGACAGCCTCGAATTTGTTGAAATTCAGAACACAGGAACGAAAACCCTGAATCTGAGCGGCGTCACCTTTTCCGAGGGGATTGATTTTACTTTTTCCGATGGAAGTTCTGTCGGACCCGGCGGATTCAAGGTCATCGTTCATAATGCGTCAGAATTCGAGAGCAAATATCCCGACGTCACAGTGGCAGGTGAATATGCCGACAGCAAGCTAAATGATGGCGGCGAACTGCTTACGCTGAGTGACGGTGTGGGCACGGCGCTTTTCTCCGTTGAATATGACAATTCAACCCCCTGGCCTGAAACCCCGGACGGAAACGGCGGAAGTCTTGTTCTGATTGCCCCCGACTCTGATCCTGATGATTCGGCCAACTGGAAAACCAGTCTCCTGCGGGACGGTTCCCCGGGCAGCGATGAAAGGGAACCGGACCTGAGTGATGCCATTGCAGCGCTTCAGGCCGCAACCGGAATCACGCCGGACCAGTCTCTGCTCTCTGATATCAGCGGAGATGACAGAACCGGTATTGAAGAGGCCATCTTTATTCTCCAGATCGTTGCGGGGACAAGATAA
- a CDS encoding CotH kinase family protein, which produces MMAGKLKNMAVLSIVFLFIWGIQESQAGEVMISEFMASNTSTLSDKDGDYSDWIEIHNGSDSELNLEGWYLTDDVNTPDKWQFPAVSISPGAFLVVFASGKNVDDPAELHTGFKLSKGGEYLGLVLPDLTVASEYAPQYPEQETDVSYGYGPDGLPQYFHTPTPNQPNSQDNAGEIIFSHQGGLYSAPFSLTLTVSPPGAMIRYTTDRSEPTETSPVYSGEIHVDGTVMIKAKAFKTDLPPGSVASQSYLKLESDVRAFSSNLPIVVVDTFGYDIKSTAFPYCPVFSVFISPGDDGRARILNSPDLTSNAGIRIRGHSSATDDWEVTSWPKKQYRLELWDDEGEDRKAPLLGLPSDSDWVLYAPYSDKTLMRNHLTYAWSNRMGRYAARTRFVEVFLNADGGNISESDYVGVYVFMEKIQQGKDRVDITELTPEDENEPEITGGYLFLKDRIEDAAVAFRSSAVGDDVAIHYVAPDADDITAQQKTYAEGYFTAFETALYGSDFTDPGSGYAAYIDADSFIDHQLLVELTKNLDGLKYSTYMFKDREKKLHAGPVWDYNLSLGNSYYRNGPDDEINSKSWSYNPWMWQARHKYSWWGRLFEDPDYQQQWNDRWAELRKDLLSNDQIFQDIDETAAMLAEAAGRNFDRWQILGKWVWGNLDGFEERDIYQKEVDAMKAWLETRLIFMDKVTFTKRMPTFEPAGGAVTAGTQISLNAPKGGTIYYTLDGSDPRDPGGTINKNAINYDATGPISIDQFLCITARIYFLEDEDIDDNGKTEYVWTPPVTVSYVKEGEYANLSVSEIMYNPVGTDVVDGDEFEFIELRNTGAEAVLLDGINFSAGVDFTFPAGTILNSGAYAVIVSNESEFNNLYPDVPVAGVYAGRLDNGGETLTLSDGIGRTLFSVTYDDEAPWPVGADNGGGSLIRFDYDISPDSAAAWTTCTCRGGSPGQGNVNLCTVIAALQLMAGHTSDAPPTEDINGDRRIGLEEAIFLLQEIADLR; this is translated from the coding sequence ATGATGGCTGGCAAGTTGAAAAACATGGCCGTTTTATCTATCGTTTTTCTGTTCATCTGGGGAATTCAGGAGAGTCAGGCCGGGGAGGTGATGATCAGTGAGTTCATGGCCTCAAATACTTCGACACTCTCCGACAAAGACGGGGATTACTCCGACTGGATTGAAATTCATAACGGTTCCGATAGCGAGCTGAACCTCGAAGGGTGGTATCTGACCGATGATGTGAATACCCCGGATAAATGGCAGTTTCCCGCTGTCAGTATCTCTCCCGGCGCGTTTCTGGTGGTGTTTGCGTCGGGAAAAAATGTGGACGACCCTGCTGAATTGCATACCGGTTTCAAGCTGTCCAAAGGCGGAGAGTATCTGGGGCTGGTCCTGCCGGATCTGACGGTCGCATCCGAATATGCGCCGCAATATCCTGAACAGGAGACAGATGTGTCTTACGGATACGGGCCGGACGGCCTGCCGCAATATTTTCACACTCCCACGCCGAATCAGCCCAATTCCCAGGACAACGCCGGTGAAATCATTTTTTCCCATCAGGGCGGCCTGTATTCAGCGCCTTTCAGCCTTACGCTGACCGTTTCCCCGCCCGGCGCCATGATCCGCTACACCACAGACCGGTCTGAGCCCACCGAAACGTCTCCCGTTTATTCGGGCGAAATTCATGTTGACGGAACCGTTATGATAAAGGCAAAGGCTTTCAAAACGGATTTGCCCCCCGGCTCTGTCGCAAGCCAGTCCTATTTAAAGCTTGAGTCGGATGTCAGGGCGTTCAGTTCAAACCTGCCGATCGTGGTCGTTGATACGTTCGGATATGATATCAAGAGTACCGCTTTTCCCTATTGTCCGGTCTTCTCCGTTTTTATCTCACCCGGAGATGACGGACGGGCGCGTATCCTCAATTCCCCGGATCTGACCAGCAATGCCGGAATAAGGATCCGGGGACACAGTTCGGCTACTGATGACTGGGAAGTGACCTCATGGCCCAAAAAACAGTACCGGCTTGAGCTGTGGGACGATGAGGGCGAAGACCGCAAAGCACCGCTTCTGGGCCTTCCGTCGGATTCGGACTGGGTACTGTATGCCCCCTACTCTGATAAGACGCTCATGCGGAACCATCTGACATATGCCTGGAGCAATCGCATGGGCCGATATGCTGCCAGAACCCGTTTTGTGGAAGTCTTTCTCAATGCCGACGGCGGAAATATTTCTGAAAGTGATTATGTCGGCGTCTATGTCTTTATGGAAAAAATCCAACAGGGAAAGGATCGTGTTGATATTACCGAGTTGACGCCGGAGGATGAAAATGAGCCGGAGATTACGGGCGGTTATTTATTCCTGAAAGACCGGATAGAAGATGCGGCGGTCGCATTTCGGAGTTCCGCAGTGGGCGATGATGTGGCCATCCACTACGTAGCCCCCGACGCAGATGACATTACAGCCCAGCAGAAAACGTATGCGGAGGGCTATTTCACCGCATTTGAAACCGCCCTCTACGGCAGCGATTTTACCGACCCGGGCAGTGGCTATGCGGCGTATATTGATGCAGATTCCTTTATTGACCATCAACTTCTGGTGGAGTTAACCAAGAATCTTGACGGACTCAAGTACAGCACCTACATGTTCAAGGATCGGGAGAAAAAGCTTCATGCGGGGCCGGTCTGGGATTATAACCTTTCGCTGGGAAATTCCTATTACAGAAACGGCCCGGATGATGAAATCAACAGCAAATCCTGGAGTTATAATCCCTGGATGTGGCAGGCCCGGCACAAATACTCATGGTGGGGCCGCCTCTTTGAAGACCCCGACTATCAGCAGCAGTGGAATGACCGGTGGGCCGAACTTCGCAAGGATCTGTTGAGCAATGATCAGATATTTCAGGATATTGATGAGACCGCCGCCATGCTTGCCGAGGCCGCCGGAAGAAATTTTGACAGATGGCAGATTCTGGGTAAATGGGTCTGGGGAAATCTCGACGGTTTTGAAGAGCGGGATATATATCAGAAAGAAGTGGATGCCATGAAGGCGTGGCTGGAAACACGGCTTATTTTCATGGATAAAGTGACTTTTACGAAACGGATGCCAACATTTGAGCCAGCCGGAGGCGCTGTGACAGCAGGCACACAGATTTCCCTGAATGCGCCCAAGGGCGGAACGATTTACTATACTCTGGACGGTTCTGATCCGCGTGATCCCGGCGGGACCATAAACAAAAACGCCATAAACTATGACGCCACCGGGCCAATTTCAATTGATCAGTTTCTCTGCATAACAGCGCGTATCTATTTTCTTGAAGATGAGGATATCGATGATAACGGAAAGACAGAATACGTATGGACGCCGCCTGTCACAGTCAGCTATGTCAAAGAGGGGGAGTATGCGAACTTGTCGGTTTCGGAAATCATGTATAATCCAGTGGGAACCGATGTGGTTGACGGGGATGAGTTTGAATTTATCGAACTCAGAAACACAGGGGCGGAGGCCGTTCTGTTGGACGGGATAAACTTTTCCGCAGGTGTTGACTTTACGTTTCCCGCTGGTACAATACTGAATTCCGGCGCATATGCGGTGATTGTCAGCAATGAATCTGAATTTAATAACCTGTATCCGGATGTGCCGGTTGCAGGCGTGTATGCGGGAAGGCTGGACAATGGCGGTGAAACCCTTACCCTCAGTGACGGAATCGGCAGGACGCTTTTTTCGGTCACCTATGATGACGAAGCGCCCTGGCCTGTCGGCGCTGACAATGGCGGCGGCAGCCTGATACGGTTCGATTACGATATTTCGCCGGACAGCGCCGCAGCCTGGACGACCTGCACCTGCCGGGGCGGTTCGCCCGGTCAGGGGAATGTGAATCTCTGTACGGTGATTGCCGCTCTTCAGCTCATGGCAGGCCACACATCCGATGCGCCGCCCACAGAGGATATAAACGGAGACCGGAGAATCGGGCTGGAAGAGGCGATATTCCTTCTGCAGGAGATTGCGGATCTGAGATAA
- a CDS encoding DUF4956 domain-containing protein yields MLDFLTLQTTSAHPALISIIYTVLLSFALSSLIAIVYEKTFRGLSYSRNYVQAIILSSIVAATVMQAIGDSLARGLGMIGALAIVRFRTSFKDPRDIIFMFAALAAGVACGVNGYSVAVVGTLGFCLAGFILYWSPFGQTSYFDGMLRFNIENDAENKSLLEDVLRAYCKTFALITLRDMAQDRRLDYAYHIKLKKGKRKDDFIEALREIKTIKGIHLLLQETTVEL; encoded by the coding sequence ATGCTGGACTTTCTAACATTACAGACAACATCGGCACATCCGGCGCTTATTTCCATAATATACACTGTGCTGCTGTCATTTGCGCTCTCAAGCCTGATCGCGATTGTCTACGAAAAGACCTTCAGAGGGTTATCCTATTCGAGAAATTATGTTCAGGCCATCATACTCAGTTCCATTGTGGCGGCAACCGTTATGCAGGCCATCGGTGACAGCCTGGCCAGGGGGCTGGGAATGATCGGCGCGCTGGCAATTGTCAGGTTCCGAACCAGCTTCAAAGATCCCAGGGATATCATCTTCATGTTCGCGGCCCTTGCGGCAGGTGTGGCCTGCGGGGTTAACGGATACAGCGTTGCAGTGGTCGGAACCCTCGGATTCTGTCTGGCAGGATTCATATTGTACTGGTCGCCTTTCGGTCAGACCAGCTACTTCGATGGAATGCTGCGATTTAATATTGAAAACGACGCGGAAAACAAATCGTTGCTTGAGGACGTGCTGCGGGCCTATTGTAAAACATTTGCGCTGATTACGCTTCGGGATATGGCTCAGGATCGCAGGCTCGATTATGCCTACCATATCAAGCTGAAAAAGGGGAAGCGCAAGGATGATTTTATCGAGGCTCTCAGGGAGATAAAGACAATAAAAGGAATTCATCTGCTGCTCCAGGAAACAACGGTGGAATTATAG